In the Nitrospira sp. SG-bin1 genome, GGTGCTCGGCCGCTATGACAAGCATCATCTCGTGCCGTTCGGAGAATACATTCCCTTCAAAACGTCTCTCTTGTTCTTCCTCGATAAACTGGTCGAGGGCATCGGGGATTTCGAGGCAGGGCCGGGGCCGACGACTCTTTCGTTCACCCCGAAATCATGGAGCACGGATCGTACCGGAGGCTCCAGACCTGCCAAATTCGGCGTGGCGATCTGTTACGAGGTGATCTTCCCCGATCTGGTCCGCCGGTTCGCGGCGAACGGCGCGGAGTTTCTGGTGACGATCACGAACGATGGGTGGTTCGGCCCCTCCTCGGCCCCTGCCCAACACTTTGCCATGGTCGTCTTCCGTTCGGTGGAAAATCATCTGGCCTTCGCACGGGCGGCCAACACGGGGATTTCCGGGTTTATCGATCCCTTCGGACAGATCATCGACGCAACACCCCTGTTCACGGAGCAGGCATTGTACGCCACGATCCCGACCAGGCAAACCCGTACGTTCTATAGCTATTACGGCGACGTGTTCGCCCACGTCTGTGTTATAATCTGCGCGCTTTTGTGTCTGTTCGGGTACTTCCGCACAAAGGAACCAGCCCTGACAGCGATTACCCCGGCATGACTTAAGAAGGAGGATCCTGACATGTTAGAGGAAGTGGAAGTTCGCGTGCGTACCCTTGCCGGCCAAGTGTCTGAACTACGGGGGCATCTTTGACTTCGCCCAGATGACTTCCGAGTTACAAGAACTTGAAGCCCAAATGGGTCAGCCTCAATTTTGGAACGATACCCGTGCCGCCGCTGGAGTGAGCCGCAAAAAGGCGACGATCGAACGAGAGCTGCGGCAGTGGCGGGAAATCGAGTCCAAGATGGATGACTTGGATGCGCTGCTGGAGCTGGCGCACGAGAGCGGTGATTCGGCCCTGGAAACCGAGCTGACGAGCGAACTGAACCAGTTGGAGCCGCGCCTGGCCACACTGCGTGTCGAGCTGCTCCTCTCCGGAGAACTGGACCCCAATAATGCCATCCTGGCCATTCACCCCGGAGCCGGCGGAACGGAATCACAGGATTGGGCACAGATGCTCCTTCGGATGTATGTGCGGTGGGCGGAACAGAAGAAATTCAAGGTAGAAACGCTGGACCTGCTGCCCGGCGACGAAGCCGGCATCAAGAGCGTGACGCTCTCCATCACGGGGCCTTATGCGTATGGATACCTGAAGGCCGAGGCCGGGGTCCATCGTTTGGTGCGCATTTCCCCTTTCGATTCCAATAAGCGGCGGCACACCTCGTTCGCGTCCGTCTTTGTGTATCCTGAACTGAGCGAGGACATCGACGTCGCGGTTGAAGACAAGGATCTCCGGATCGATACGTTTCGGTCAGGCGGCGCCGGAGGCCAAAACGTCAACAAGGTGGAAACCGCCATCCGCATCACGCACTTGCCGACCGGCATCGTCGTGCAATGCCAGAATGAACGGTCCCAGCTCCAGAATCGAAACGGGGCGATGAAAATCTTGAAAGCCCGCCTCTATGAATTGGAACAGAAGAAGAAGGAAGCGGAATTCAACGCCATCGTCGGCGAAAAGAAAGACATCGCGTGGGGCAGTCAAATCCGGTCGTACGTGTTCCAGCCCTATCAACTGGTCAAAGACCACCGGACCGGTCATCAACTTGGCGACGTCTCATCCGTCATGGACGGCGACCTCGATGGATTCATCGAGGCTTATTTGAAAAAGAAGCTTGGGAAGGGAAGCGATCAACTCGTGCCGGTCGGCGGACCGGAAGACGATCTCTAGCTGGATTGCTGAAGGGAAAATGGACGAACTGAACGAACAGCGGCAACAGCGGATCAAGAAACTCGAGTTTCTTCGAGCGGCCGGCGTGGCTCCGTACGGCAGTCGGTTCGAAATCAAGGATCGTGCGGGTCAACTCATCACGCTGCACGGCGAGAAGACCAAGGAGATCTTGGAGCAGGAGAAGGTCTCCTGCACAGTCGCGGGACGGGTCGTCGCATTGCGTCGGTTCGGAAAGGCCGGATTTGCCGTACTGCAAGACGGATCCGACCGAGTTCAAGTTTACCTCAAAAAAGACCTGCTCTCCGAACAAGCCTACGCCGTCGTGGAGCAGCTCGATCTCGGCGACTGGATCGGCGTGACGGGAACGTTGTTCCGGACCAAGACGAACGAGTTCACGGTCGAGGTCCATCAGTTGACGTTTCTCAGTAAAGCCCTTCGGCCGCTCCCCGAAAAGTGGCATGGATTGACGGATGTCGAGACCCGATACCGTCAGCGCTATGTCGACCTGATTGCGAATCCGCAGGTCCATCAGATCTTTTCGACCAGGAGCCGTCTCATCGCCGGCATCCGGGCATTTCTCATTGAACGAGGGTTCCTCGAAGTCGAAACCCCGATGATGCATCCCGTTCCCGGAGGCGCTGCGGCCAAGCCCTTCGTCACTCACCATAACGCGCTCGGCGTCGATCTCTATTTGCGGATTGCGCCGGAGTTGTACTTGAAGCGGCTGATCGTCGGCGGATTTCCCCGCGTGTTCGAGATCAACCGTAACTTCAGGAACGAGGGCATCTCGACGATCCACAATCCCGAGTTTACGATGCTGGAGTTCTATGTGTCGTACGCGGATTATCAGGACTTGATCCTGCTCACGGAGGAACTGGTTTCGAGTCTGGCTCATCAAATTTTAGGGAAGACGGTCATTCCGTATCAAGGGCACGAGATCGTCCTCACCCCCCCGTGGCGCCGCTGGTCCTACCACCAAGCCATTCTTGAAGTGAACAGCCTGGATCCGTCGGTCCTTCGCGATCGAGAGAAAGCCTTGGCGGCCGCCACACGGCTCAATGTGCCCGTGGACCCGAAAGCCTCATTGTTCACGATCGTCAATGAAATTTTCGAGGAAACCGTCGAGCCGAATTTGCAGCAACCCACGTTCATCACCGATTACCCGATCGAAATCTCCCCTCTTGCCAGGCGGAAGGATACGGACCCGAGCCTGACCGACCGGTTCGAGCTCTACATCGCCGGCCGCGAAATCGCCAATGCGTTTTCGGAGTTGAACGATCCGTTGGACCAGCGAGAACGATTCGAAGGGCAGGCGGCGCTGCGCGAGGCGGGTGATGAGGAAGCTCATCTCGTCGACGAGGACTTTCTCCGCGCCCTGGAGTACGGCATGCCGCCGACCGCCGGCGAAGGAATCGGGATCGACCGTCTGGTCATGCTGTTTACCGATCAAGCCTCCATCCGCGACGTGGTCCTCTTCCCGCAGCTCCGTCCGGAGAAAGGGTAGGAGTGACCCTCCCCTACGAAATTTTCGTCGGGCTCCGCTACCTGCGCGCCAAACGCCGCAATCGGACGATTTCGCTCAACACGTTCGTGTCCGTGGCCGGCATCACGCTCGGCGTCGCGGCACTGATCGGCACCGTCGGCATCATGACCGGATTCCGGGAAGACATTCAGAGCAAGATCCTGGGCACCACAGCCCATATCATCGTCCAAGAGCGGATGAAGGAACACATGACCGACTATGACCGTCTGACCGACAAGATCCAGACGGTACCCGACGTCGTCGCCGCCACGCCGTTTGTCTTCCGCCAGGTGTTGCTCACCACGCAAAGCGGGGTACAAGGCATCATCCTGCGCGGGATCGATCCGAAACGGGAAGCCAAGGTGACCGAACTCGCCAAAAACATCACGGTCGGACACCTGATCGACCTGCTCACACCGGTGAAAGTGATGCAGGCACCGGCCGACGATCCCCAAGGCGCGCTCCACGCGGTTGAAAAACCGGGGATCATCCTCGGCAAAGAACTGGCGCTCAGACTGGGGGTGTTTGTCGGCGACACGGTCAACGTGGTCTCCCCCGTCGGACCGATCAGCGCGATGGGGATGGTGCCCAAGATCCGCACGTTCGCCGTGGTCGCTCTGTTCCATTCAGGCATGTTCGAATACGATTCCTCGTTCGCCTACATCGAACTCGGCGAGGCGCAGAAGTTTTTCAACCTGGGCACCAGCGTGACCGGAATCGAAGTCAAGGTCACGGACGTGTTCCGTGCGGGAGAGATCGCCCACACGATCGAGCAGGAATTGGGATTCAGCCACGGCGCCAGGGATTGGATGCAAATGAACCGCAACCTCTTCTCAGCCCTGAAGCTGGAGAAGACGATGATGTTTCTCCTGCTGGTCCTGATCACGATCGTGGCTTCCTTCAACATCGTCAGCACCCTGACGATGATCGTCACGGAGAAACAGAAAGAAATCGCGATCCTCAAGGCGATGGGCGCGTCGAAACGCAGCATTAGGCGTATCTTCATGTTGAACGGGTTGATCATCGGGTTCGTGGGGACCGGCATCGGCATTCCGTTGGGCTACGCGTTTCTCTGGTTGATTCAGACGTTCTGGACGTTCGATCCGAGCGTGTACTACATCTCGACCATTCCGGTGCACGTGCTGGCGGAGGACGTGCTGCTTGTGGCGGGGTCCGCCATCCTGATCAGTTTTTTGGCCACCGTCTATCCGGCCAATCAGGCCGCGAAGCTGGAACCGGTCGCCGCCTTGCGGTATGAATGAATACGGAGCAACCAGACGCCGGCAACGAGCCATCGGCTGTCGGATCTGGAAACCGATGACGACGCTTCCTTTATGATCAAAGTCACCAATCTCCATAAGTCCTTCTCGATGGGGTCCCATGACCTGCCCGTCCTCAAGGGGATCAACCTGGAAATCCAGCGCGGCGAACTGGTGGCGATCGTCGGAGCCTCAGGGGCCGGCAAGAGCACGTTGCTCCATATTATCGGGACCCTCGATAAACCGACCGGCGGGACCGTCACGTTCGACGGCCAGGATCTTTTTCGAATGAGTGACATCCAACAAGCGGAGTTCCGGAACAGGCGGATCGGGTTCGTGTTTCAATTTCACCATCTGCTCGCGGAGTTCACCGCCTTGGAAAATGCCTGCATGCCGGCGCTCGTCCAGCGTCGCGAGCCCGTTTTGGTCAAGGCGGACGCGACGACCCTTCTCACGGAAGTCGGATTGGGGCATCGGCTTCATCACAAGCCGGGAGAACTTTCGGGCGGCGAGCAGCAGCGCGTCGCCATGGCCCGCGCGTTGATGCAGAATCCCGACCTGGTCCTGGCCGACGAGCCGACCGGCAACCTCGATACCCACAGCGGAGACGGGCTGTTCGGATTGATGCGCGCCTTGAACAAGACACGCGGCACCACCTTCGTGATCGTGACCCATAACGACAAGCTCTCCTCGCAATCCGACCGCATCATTCACATGCAAGACGGGCAAATCGTCTGACACGCGCAGACACGCATGCCGGAGCATCACGCCAACGGCCATCGGCTTCCGAGACGTCTCGAGGCATTCCCCGGCTTCTACCGCCTGAAGTTCCGATTCGACTTGCTCAGCTAACCGCGATTTCTTGACGAACCGCCATTCCTTCTCTAGACTCGAAAAATTATTCATGTCCTCGAGGACACACATGCGGCGGTCACGGTCGCTTCGTATAGGCATTTTGCTGGCCGCCTCGGTGTTGCCATCCCCTGTATTGGCAACCGAATTCGTGATCGTAGGCCCTCGGGCGATGGGCATGGGAGGCGCCGGAGTCGCCGTCACGACGAATGCGCTTGCGACCTATTGGAATCCCGCCGGGCTGGCCATGACTCAGACCGTGGATATCCGAG is a window encoding:
- a CDS encoding ABC transporter ATP-binding protein; the protein is MIKVTNLHKSFSMGSHDLPVLKGINLEIQRGELVAIVGASGAGKSTLLHIIGTLDKPTGGTVTFDGQDLFRMSDIQQAEFRNRRIGFVFQFHHLLAEFTALENACMPALVQRREPVLVKADATTLLTEVGLGHRLHHKPGELSGGEQQRVAMARALMQNPDLVLADEPTGNLDTHSGDGLFGLMRALNKTRGTTFVIVTHNDKLSSQSDRIIHMQDGQIV
- a CDS encoding ABC transporter permease yields the protein MTLPYEIFVGLRYLRAKRRNRTISLNTFVSVAGITLGVAALIGTVGIMTGFREDIQSKILGTTAHIIVQERMKEHMTDYDRLTDKIQTVPDVVAATPFVFRQVLLTTQSGVQGIILRGIDPKREAKVTELAKNITVGHLIDLLTPVKVMQAPADDPQGALHAVEKPGIILGKELALRLGVFVGDTVNVVSPVGPISAMGMVPKIRTFAVVALFHSGMFEYDSSFAYIELGEAQKFFNLGTSVTGIEVKVTDVFRAGEIAHTIEQELGFSHGARDWMQMNRNLFSALKLEKTMMFLLLVLITIVASFNIVSTLTMIVTEKQKEIAILKAMGASKRSIRRIFMLNGLIIGFVGTGIGIPLGYAFLWLIQTFWTFDPSVYYISTIPVHVLAEDVLLVAGSAILISFLATVYPANQAAKLEPVAALRYE
- the lysS gene encoding lysine--tRNA ligase (class II; LysRS2; catalyzes a two-step reaction, first charging a lysine molecule by linking its carboxyl group to the alpha-phosphate of ATP, followed by transfer of the aminoacyl-adenylate to its tRNA; in Methanosarcina barkeri, LysRS2 charges both tRNA molecules for lysine that exist in this organism and in addition can charge the tRNAPyl with lysine in the presence of LysRS1), yielding MDELNEQRQQRIKKLEFLRAAGVAPYGSRFEIKDRAGQLITLHGEKTKEILEQEKVSCTVAGRVVALRRFGKAGFAVLQDGSDRVQVYLKKDLLSEQAYAVVEQLDLGDWIGVTGTLFRTKTNEFTVEVHQLTFLSKALRPLPEKWHGLTDVETRYRQRYVDLIANPQVHQIFSTRSRLIAGIRAFLIERGFLEVETPMMHPVPGGAAAKPFVTHHNALGVDLYLRIAPELYLKRLIVGGFPRVFEINRNFRNEGISTIHNPEFTMLEFYVSYADYQDLILLTEELVSSLAHQILGKTVIPYQGHEIVLTPPWRRWSYHQAILEVNSLDPSVLRDREKALAAATRLNVPVDPKASLFTIVNEIFEETVEPNLQQPTFITDYPIEISPLARRKDTDPSLTDRFELYIAGREIANAFSELNDPLDQRERFEGQAALREAGDEEAHLVDEDFLRALEYGMPPTAGEGIGIDRLVMLFTDQASIRDVVLFPQLRPEKG